The following proteins come from a genomic window of Dysidea avara chromosome 12, odDysAvar1.4, whole genome shotgun sequence:
- the LOC136241447 gene encoding E3 SUMO-protein ligase RanBP2-like isoform X3, with amino-acid sequence MGSSQEVIRNDPFHLSFLLWIALCEEETNFIVWYVQQLFSQLKTNANKLSSRCDVDTLCLFDMEAFLVLLLDKLQGEMLKGKDGMKLMIASFSGAIPIEPKHISFWKNVLNLVYGKLSACNSIIVKEQVQKVIAEIRGFKPLRLSLNQLGALARHFKKRAEEVLEYGDGDNVRILVEVLFVNSCHYWKLIIDVLKGRVHSVYSPLKQLAQRSKPSVEKSDRSSNADNDCLLDEAHLALGTAALYCKDTNSALHHYGIVNSAHGVYKQCKVYRMMAEKCCVEDPCNSHALLEKASQCVEQAIQRIPHDDDGGLLGQLIDQHGEIETAMDNLKGMEDFEFYDEFMKSDEEPQQFSMPDAAAGKKEDLSSTAQQKQPANDQSAIISVLQKQIMELQSQVAMLQEKSFTDTTYTPATAKHISTSSMTTSSSNTSYIFSDLPSSHISPLASSVSQYSTSYSIFTSSSDTTYTSSQGVVSSSFGITPPSFYMNFQQFGVTSTTAPSSTLSFNLFSQYSPTTTTSVTQSNGHAMSSSLSIPPLSQAFTTASSIVPAIPSYNILGSNMSSASATTGITDSSSPYSYSSSLLSQGFNIANSTTTISMPLFTISVSSNTSTTTTSSSTSLFQTQLFSSSGNSSLVGQGFSIANSSVSMLSSNLLSNMSSSLVPTSSFNLFNSTASTAASTGLLQTPSSSLSYQINVFTSLGQSSSTTNTPPVFTSLSGMFQQFPTHTTSSGVFSTSAWPTTSSSENVTVSDSQPTDVDQPDMFNESQAADDGYTPLVKLTDSYEVKSGEEDEEELFSSKGKLYRYDQPTKSWKERGIGIIKILQHNSTGKIRVLMRRDQILKICCNHYITGDMELTPLANSNTSWTWMTLSDFSDEEAKVEKLCIRFKLLETAQSFQSVFTECIEKIKNIGEGVVTTNKEFSTKFVPKSGSWECGTCLIQNEEQASQCVACGSANPNVATSSTIAVSSSNVNDQPYMLNKSQVADDGYTPLVKLTDSYEVKSGEEDEEELFSSKGKLYRYDQPTKSWKERGIGIIKILQHNSTGKIRVLMRRDQILKICCSHYITGDMELIPLANSDTSWTWMTLSDFSDEQAKVEKLCIRFKLLETAQSFQSVFTECVEKIKNIGEGVITTNKESDEFSSKFAPKCGSWECGTCLIQNEEQASQCVACGSANPNMATSSTITVSSSNVTSSFGSQGSVVVLSSSGGFKLPVGLPSLNQSITQLLADTVKPSRFKLSGTLLSSLSQPTSLPKADSALPSGFKLSGTGLSLNQPTSLPSVNTSTTLTTIDVTESEHSSCEEEDEGSSEVSLETVEVSVSSEAADSSVTGTNSATRFAPKVGNWECSDCFISNEKDVAQCVACGNSNPNIKVATVSTTSTASTFAMPSLSGVYLPLVPPIVSTANPTGGFQPTSLPSVNTSTTLTTTDVTESEHSSCEEEYEGSSKVSLENVEVSVSSEVADSSVTGTDFATRFAPKISSWECSDCFVSNEKDVAQCVACGKANPNIKVVTASMTSTASTFAMPSRSGVYIPPVPPIVSTANPTGGFKLGGFKLGGLNITAFPGSLPTQDTAHSDSGEDCVATRELMPSEDDIALAQQYMLPPTFYNYKTKPPCPGCRGCEDDEADNVPYTSTTEMLPLESFGTTTTTATPVLFGASSAGLSSFASLAQNTGFQFGLQKENKGFPGAGAMLFQSQKEEHDGGDVNSESEADIDFKPLVSLPDTYQVKTDQESEEQLFCERAKLFRFDPNVKQWKERGIGNMTVMKDGKSGRVHLIMRRDQVLKICCNHVLLPDTQLSPMGGAGNAWMWFTPCDFSDEEPKAEQLAVQFKKVEQAENFHLLISKCIQETETTGK; translated from the exons ATGGGATCCTCGCAAG AGGTTATTAGGAATGATCCATTTCACTTGAGCTTTCTACTGTGGATTGCGTTgtgtgaagaagaaaccaactTCATTGTCTGGTATGTCCAGCAATTGTTCTCTCAGTTGAAGACTAATGCTAACAAGTTGAGCAGTAGATGTGATGTAGACACTCTTTGCCTCTTTGACATGGAG GCATTTCTCGTACTGTTGTTGGATAAACTACAAGGAGAGATGCTAAAAGGAAAGGATGGAATGAAATTGATGATTGCAAGTTTTTCAGGAGCCATTCCCATTGAGCCAAAACACATTTCATTCTGGAAGAATGTGCTAAATCTTGTGTATGGAAAGTTAAG TGCTTGTAACAGTATAATTGTCAAAGAACAAGTACAGAAAGTTATTGCTGAGATCAGGGGATTTAAGCCTTTACGTCTTAGCCTCAACCAACTAGGAGCATTAGCCCGACACTTTAAGAAGAGG GCTGAAGAAGTATTGGAATACGGTGATGGTGACAATGTCAGAATACTTGTTGAG GTGTTGTTTGTCAACAGTTGCCACTACTGGAAACTCATCATAGACGTGTTAAAAGGAAGGGTTCACTCAGTATATTCACCACTTAAACAATTGGCTCAAAGATCAAAG CCATCAGTGGAAAAGAGTGATCGCTCATCTAATGCTGATAATGATTGCTTACTAGACGAGGCTCATCTTGCATTGGGTACTGCAGCTCTCTACTGTAAAGATACTAATTCTGCTCTGCATCATTATGGCATTGTCAATAGTGCACATGGAGTGTATAAGCAGTGTAAG GTTTATCGTATGATGGCTGAGAAGTGTTGTGTGGAGGATCCATGCAATAGTCATGCTCTATTGGAGAAGGCTAGCCAATGTGTTGAACAAGCTATACAGAGAATACCTCACGATGATGATGGT GGGCTTTTAGGCCAGCTAATAGATCAGCATGGAGAAATTGAAACAGCTATGGATAACCTCAAAGGAATGGAAG ACTTTGAATTTTATGATGAGTTTATGAAATCTGACGAAGAACCACAACAATTTTCAATGCCTGATGCTGCG GCCGGCAAGAAGGAAGACTTGTCAAGTACTGCTCAACAGAAACAACCAGCCAATGATCAAAGTGCTATTATTTCTGTTTTGCAGAAACAAATTATGGAACTGCAG AGTCAAGTTGCTATGCTACAAGAGAAATCATTCACAGACACTACTTACACTCCTGCCACTGCCAAACATATATCTACTTCAAGTATGACAACTTCTTCATCAAATACATCATATATTTTTTCCGATCTACCAAGTTCTCACATTTCACCACTCGCATCATCTGTTTCTCAGTACTCTACAAGTTACTCAATTTTCACTTCTAGCTCTGATACTACTTATACCTCCAGTCAAGGTGTTGTTTCCAGTTCATTTGGTATTACTCCTCCTTCCTTTTACATGAATTTCCAGCAGTTTGGTGTTACTTCCACCACTGCTCCATCCAGTACATTGTCGTTTAACTTGTTCAGCCAATACAGTCCTACTACAACAACTTCAGTGACTCAGAGTAATGGTCATGCAATGTCATCAAGTTTATCTATTCCACCATTAAGTCAAGCGTTCACTACTGCTAGCTCTATAGTACCAGCCATACCATCTTATAACATTTTAGGAAGTAATATGAGCTCTGCTTCAGCAACTACAGGTATTACCGATAGTTCATCACCTTACAGTTACAGTAGCTCATTGTTGAGTCAAGGATTTAACATTGCTAATTCTACAACTACAATATCCATGCCATTGTTTACTATTTCAGTTAGTAGTAACACAAGTACTACCACAACATCCAGTAGCACCAGTTTATTCCAAACTCAATTGTTTAGTTCCAGTGGTAACAGTTCATTGGTGGGTCAAGGATTTAGCATTGCAAATTCTTCAGTGTCCATGCTGTCTTCTAACTTGCTGAGTAACATGTCTTCTTCTTTGGTACCTACGTCATCCTTTAACCTCTTTAACAGCACTGCTTCAACAGCAGCTAGCACTGGCTTGCTCCAAACACCATCATCTAGTTTGAGTTATCAGATTAACGTATTCACCAGTCTGGGTCAATCATCTAGCACTACTAATACACCACCAGTGTTTACATCTCTTAGTGGCATGTTTCAACAGTTTCCTACGCACACTACTAGTAGTGGTGTGTTCAGTACATCAGCGTGGCCTACTACTAGTAGTAGTGAGAATGTGACAGTGTCTGACAGTCAACCAACTGATGTTGATCAACctgatatgttcaatgaatcACAAGCAGCAGATGATGGCTACACTCCTTTAGTTAAGTTGACTGATTCTTATGAGGTGAAATCAGGAGAAGAAGATGAAGAGGAACTATTCAGTAGCAAAGGAAAGTTGTATCGTTATGATCAGCCAACAAAGTCATGGAAGGAGAGAGGTATTGGTATCATCAAAATCTTGCAACATAACTCAACTGGTAAGATACGAGTGCTAATGAGGAGGGATCAGATTTTGAAGATCTGTTGTAATCATTACATAACAGGTGACATGGAACTGACCCCTCTAGCCAACAGTAACACCTCATGGACTTGGATGACTTTATCAGACTTCTCTGATGAGGAGGCAAAAGTTGAGAAGCTATGTATCAGGTTTAAACTATTAGAAACAGCTCAATCATTTCAGTCTGTATTTACTGAGTGTATTGAAAAGATTAAGAACATTGGTGAGGGTGTGGTCACAACAAATAAGGAATTCAGTACAAAGTTTGTACCCAAGTCTGGTAGCTGGGAATGTGGTACTTGTCTGATACAAAATGAAGAACAAGCCAGCCAATGTGTGGCATGTGGATCAGCTAATCCAAACGTGGCAACTTCTAGTACCATTGCAGTATCTTCTAGTAATGTTAATGATCAACCTTATATGTTAAACAAATCACAAGTAGCAGATGATGGCTACACTCCTTTAGTTAAGTTGACTGATTCTTATGAGGTGAAATCAGGAGAAGAAGATGAAGAGGAACTGTTTAGTAGCAAAGGAAAGTTGTATCGTTATGATCAGCCAACAAAGTCTTGGAAGGAGAGAGGTATTGGTATCATCAAAATCTTGCAACATAACTCAACTGGTAAGATACGAGTGCTAATGAGGAGGGATCAAATTTTGAAGATCTGTTGTAGTCATTACATAACAGGTGACATGGAACTGATCCCTCTAGCCAACAGTGATACCTCATGGACTTGGATGACTTTATCAGACTTCTCTGATGAGCAGGCAAAAGTTGAGAAGCTATGTATTAGGTTTAAACTATTAGAAACAGCTCAATCATTTCAGTCTGTATTTACTGAATGTGTTGAAAAGATTAAGAACATTGGAGAGGGTGTGATCACAACGAATAAGGAGTCTGATGAATTCAGTTCAAAGTTTGCACCCAAGTGTGGTAGCTGGGAATGTGGTACTTGTTTGATACAAAATGAAGAACAAGCCAGCCAATGTGTGGCATGTGGATCAGCTAATCCCAACATGGCAACTTCTAGTACCATTACAGTATCTTCTAGTAATGTTACTTCAAGCTTTGGGAGCCAAGGGAGTGTAGTTGTTTTGTCTTCATCTGGAGGCTTTAAGTTACCTGTAGGATTGCCATCTCTCAACCAATCTATCACACAACTGTTGGCAGATACTGTAAAACCTTCAAGGTTTAAGCTGTCTGGAACATTATTATCTTCTTTAAGCCAACCTACCAGTTTACCTAAAGCAGATAGTGCTCTACCCTCAGGCTTCAAGTTATCTGGGACAGGTTTATCATTAAACCAGCCCACTAGCTTGCCTTCAGTGAATACTTCTACTACTTTGACTACAATTGATGTTACTGAATCAGAACACAGTAGTTGTGAAGAAGAAGATGAAGGAAGCAGCGAAGTGAGCTTAGAGACTGTTGAAGTAAGTGTTAGTTCTGAGGCAGCAGACTCATCTGTTACAGGCACAAATTCTGCTACAAGATTTGCTCCCAAAGTTGGTAATTGGGAAtgtagtgactgttttatttctAATGAGAAAGACGTTGCTCAATGTGTGGCTTGTGGGAATTCCAATCCCAACATTAAGGTGGCTACAGTTTCCACGACAAGTACTGCCAGCACTTTTGCCATGCCATCCCTTAGTGGTGTTTACCTACCACTAGTACCACCTATTGTATCAACTGCCAACCCCACTGGAGGTTTCCAGCCCACTAGCTTGCCTTCAGTGAATACTTCTACTACTTTGACTACAACTGATGTTACTGAATCAGAACACAGTAGTTGTGAAGAAGAATATGAAGGAAGCAGTAAAGTGAGCTTAGAGAATGTTGAAGTTAGTGTTAGTTCTGAGGTAGCAGACTCATCTGTCACAGGAACAGATTTTGCTACGAGGTTTGCTCCCAAAATTAGTAGTTGGGAATGTAGTGACTGTTTTGTTTCTAATGAGAAAGATGTTGCTCAATGTGTGGCTTGTGGGAAAGCCAATCCCAACATTAAGGTGGTTACAGCTTCCATGACAAGTACTGCCAGCACTTTTGCCATGCCATCCCGTAGTGGTGTTTACATACCACCAGTTCCACCTATTGTATCAACTGCTAACCCGACTGGAGGTTTCAAGTTAGGAGGATTCAAACTAGGAGGCCTGAACATTACAGCTTTTCCAGGAAGCCTGCCCACACAAGATACAGCTCATTCAGACAGCGGTGAAGATTGTGTTGCTACTAGGGAATTGATGCCATCAGAAGATGACATTGCCTTGGCTCAGCAGTACATGTTACCACCAACATTTTATAACTACAAAACCAAACCACCTTGTCCTGGATGTAGAGGATGTGAGGATGACGAGGCTGACAATGTCCCTTATACCAGCACCACTGAAATGTTGCCATTAGAGTCATTTGGTACTACAACTACCACAGCAACTCCAGTACTGTTTGGAGCAAGTAGTGCTGGATTATCTTCATTTGCTAGTTTGGCACAGAACACAGGATTCCAGTTTGGCTTACAAAAAGAGAATAAAGGATTTCCTGGAGCTGGCGCGATGTTATTCCAATCACAGAAAGAGGAACATGATGGTGGTGATGTTAATTCTGAGTCTGAAGCAGACATTGATTTCAAACCTCTTGTAAGTTTACCAGATACTTACCAAGTGAAAACTGACCAGGAATCTGAAGAGCAGTTATTTTGTGAGAGAGCAAAATTGTTTAGATTTGACCCTAATGTCAAGCAATGGAAGGAAAGAGGAATAGGGAACATGACTGTTATGAAAGATGGGAAGTCAGGTAGAGTACATCTAATAATGAGAAGAGATCAAGTGTTAAAAATATGCTGTAATCACGTTCTGTTACCAGACACACAGCTTAGCCCAATGGGTGGAGCCGGCAATGCTTGGATGTGGTTTACACCTTGTGATTTTTCTGATGAAGAACCAAAAGCTGAACAATTAGCAGTACAATTTAAGAAAGTGGAACAAGCAGAAAACTTTCATTTGTTAATATCCAAATGCATTCAAGAAACTGAAACTACAGGCAAATAA